The following proteins come from a genomic window of Nocardioides albertanoniae:
- a CDS encoding trans-sulfuration enzyme family protein, which yields MPITTPHLDSLAVHAGREDLEALGVHALPLDLSSTNPLPDIERGGASYEAMATGGRPDPDGGHVYQRLWNPTVARFESALARLEQAQTSVAYASGMAAMTAALIASTSFSGKRHVVAVRPLYGGTDHLLASGLLGVEVTFCTEHEVAASVRADTALVVLETPANPTLDLVDIAGVVAAAGDVPVLVDNTFATPILQNPLELGAAMSLHSATKYIGGHGDVVGGVIACDEGTAARLRQVRAVTGGLLHPLGAYLLHRGLATLPTRIRAQQAGAVEIASWLRTLPCVERVHFPEDDDRGLAGKQMSGPGAMISIGLRGGYEAAARLTSSVRLFTHAVSLGGVDSLVQHPAGLTHRPVQAEAKPSANIVRLSIGLESPEDLIADLDRALSAGSSTGSA from the coding sequence ATGCCGATCACGACCCCTCACCTCGACTCGCTCGCCGTCCACGCCGGACGGGAGGACTTGGAGGCGCTCGGCGTCCACGCGCTACCGCTGGATCTGTCCTCGACCAACCCGCTGCCCGACATCGAGCGCGGCGGTGCGTCCTACGAGGCGATGGCGACCGGTGGTCGGCCCGACCCCGACGGCGGCCACGTCTACCAGCGGCTGTGGAACCCGACCGTCGCCCGGTTCGAGTCGGCGCTGGCCCGTCTCGAGCAGGCGCAGACCTCGGTCGCGTACGCCTCGGGGATGGCGGCGATGACCGCGGCGCTCATCGCCAGCACGTCCTTCAGCGGCAAGCGGCACGTCGTCGCGGTCCGGCCGCTGTACGGCGGCACCGACCACCTGCTCGCCTCCGGTCTCCTCGGTGTCGAGGTGACCTTCTGCACCGAGCACGAGGTCGCTGCCTCCGTGCGGGCCGACACGGCGCTGGTGGTGCTGGAGACCCCGGCCAACCCGACCCTCGACCTCGTCGACATCGCGGGTGTGGTGGCGGCCGCGGGCGACGTACCGGTGCTCGTGGACAACACCTTCGCCACCCCGATCCTGCAGAACCCCCTCGAGCTGGGTGCGGCGATGTCGCTGCACAGCGCGACCAAGTACATCGGCGGCCACGGTGACGTCGTCGGCGGCGTGATCGCCTGTGACGAGGGGACCGCCGCGCGGCTGCGTCAGGTGCGCGCCGTCACCGGTGGCCTCCTGCACCCGCTCGGCGCCTACCTCCTCCACCGCGGCCTGGCGACCCTGCCGACCCGGATCCGTGCCCAGCAGGCCGGCGCGGTCGAGATCGCGTCCTGGCTGCGCACCCTCCCGTGCGTGGAGCGCGTTCACTTCCCCGAGGACGACGACCGCGGTCTGGCCGGCAAGCAGATGAGCGGCCCCGGTGCGATGATCTCGATCGGGCTGCGCGGTGGCTACGAGGCCGCCGCCCGGCTGACCTCGTCGGTGCGGCTCTTCACCCACGCGGTCTCCCTCGGCGGGGTCGACTCGCTGGTCCAGCACCCCGCCGGCCTCACCCACCGCCCGGTGCAGGCCGAGGCCAAACCGTCGGCGAACATCGTGCGGCTCTCGATCGGCCTGGAGAGCCCGGAGGACCTGATCGCCGACCTCGACCGCGCCCTCTCGGCGGGCTCGTCGACCGGGTCAGCCTGA
- a CDS encoding ParB N-terminal domain-containing protein, translating into MADETGLMRLDDVLEALGNDGVMERYDDEIALADVVGTVARTHDFDADFSPRRRDDRWRRTEELFRSGSHPPPIDVVRLGDNLLFVSDGHHRISVARSLGWDTLPARVHRICTVAFALCCLRVSHLPAKAAERRFLQKVPLPDEVSRGLWLDRPADWARLADAALAWGYTHHDVIGGHSAHDLGTAWWRHEVQPVVETMRREGAGATLSDVQLFVTALAARDRLGALDWPGELLAAHEDASCCHAEIDLLVDDAE; encoded by the coding sequence GTGGCGGACGAGACCGGCCTGATGCGCCTCGACGACGTGCTGGAAGCGCTCGGCAACGACGGCGTCATGGAGCGCTACGACGACGAGATCGCGCTCGCCGACGTCGTCGGCACCGTCGCACGCACCCATGACTTCGACGCCGACTTCTCCCCGCGCAGGCGCGACGACCGGTGGCGGCGTACGGAGGAGCTGTTCCGTTCCGGGTCGCACCCGCCGCCGATCGACGTGGTGCGCCTGGGCGACAACCTGCTGTTCGTGAGCGACGGACACCACCGGATCTCGGTGGCCAGGTCGCTGGGATGGGACACCTTGCCGGCCAGGGTTCACCGGATCTGCACGGTCGCCTTCGCACTGTGCTGCCTGCGCGTCTCACACCTGCCGGCGAAGGCTGCCGAGCGTCGTTTCCTGCAGAAGGTGCCGCTGCCCGACGAGGTGAGCCGCGGGCTCTGGCTGGACCGCCCCGCCGACTGGGCTCGGCTGGCCGACGCGGCGCTCGCCTGGGGATACACCCACCACGACGTGATCGGGGGCCATTCCGCGCACGACCTCGGCACCGCCTGGTGGCGCCACGAGGTGCAGCCGGTGGTCGAGACGATGCGACGTGAGGGCGCCGGCGCGACCCTCTCCGACGTGCAGCTCTTCGTCACCGCCCTCGCAGCCCGAGACCGCCTCGGCGCCCTCGACTGGCCCGGCGAGCTGCTCGCCGCCCATGAGGACGCCTCCTGCTGCCACGCAGAGATAGATCTGCTGGTCGACGACGCCGAATGA
- a CDS encoding putative transporter small subunit — protein MENMLLTAYVLVWPLVTAIVLAVISSAFVKEWRQAKREGRDII, from the coding sequence ATGGAGAACATGCTGTTGACCGCGTACGTCCTCGTCTGGCCGCTCGTGACCGCGATCGTGCTGGCCGTGATCTCGTCGGCCTTCGTCAAGGAGTGGCGTCAGGCCAAGCGCGAAGGCCGCGACATCATCTGA
- a CDS encoding alpha-glucosidase produces MADMASPADSSSASRTSGADGGTGPGWWRSAVVYQVYPRSFADGNGDGVGDLRGIRQHLDHLEWLGVDVLWISPVYPSPMADNGYDVSDYLDVDPTYGTLGELDALIAEVHLRGMKLVLDLVVNHTSDQHPWFKESSSSPESTRRDWYWWREEPNNWGSFFSGPAWTYCEGRAAHYLHLFTKEQPDLNWENPEVRQAVYEVMRWWLDRGIDGFRMDVVNLISKDPDLPDAPVLPGQRFGNMRRSVIDGPRVHEFLAAMHREVVDRYDRDLLLVGETGETTVEEGRRYTDPARRELDMVLHYEHVEIDHGTIKWDVRPFDLDRLRDRLAAWQTGLADVGWNSLYWDNHDQPRALSRYGDDGRWRTESAKLLATVLHLQRGTPFVYQGDEIGMTNYPFASIDDVDDVEAVNYYHEAIAAGAEPEEVMDSLRAMCRDNGRTPMQWDAATPDAGFTTGTPWLAINPNYTELNVAAQIDDDDSVLSHYRRLIRLRHEDPIVVDGDFSLLADSHPQLFAFRRRHESGQLVVLANFSSEEADLGELVEECVGELVIGNGGGAVLAPWEARVYRQ; encoded by the coding sequence ATGGCCGACATGGCATCACCTGCCGACAGCAGCAGTGCCTCGAGAACGTCCGGGGCGGACGGCGGCACCGGGCCGGGGTGGTGGCGCTCCGCGGTGGTCTACCAGGTCTACCCGCGCAGCTTCGCGGACGGCAACGGAGACGGTGTGGGCGACCTCCGCGGGATCAGGCAGCACCTCGATCACCTCGAGTGGCTCGGCGTCGACGTGCTGTGGATCTCTCCGGTCTACCCCTCACCGATGGCCGACAACGGTTATGACGTCAGCGACTACCTCGATGTGGACCCGACGTACGGCACGCTCGGGGAGCTCGACGCGTTGATCGCCGAGGTCCATCTACGGGGGATGAAGCTGGTGCTGGACCTCGTCGTGAACCACACCTCCGACCAGCATCCCTGGTTCAAGGAGTCCAGCTCGAGCCCCGAGAGCACCAGGCGCGACTGGTACTGGTGGCGCGAGGAGCCCAACAACTGGGGGTCGTTCTTCTCCGGCCCGGCCTGGACCTATTGCGAGGGCCGAGCCGCGCACTACCTGCATCTGTTCACCAAGGAGCAGCCGGACCTGAACTGGGAGAACCCGGAGGTGCGGCAGGCGGTGTACGAGGTCATGCGCTGGTGGCTGGACCGCGGCATCGACGGTTTCCGCATGGACGTGGTGAACCTGATCTCCAAGGACCCCGACCTGCCGGACGCGCCGGTCCTCCCCGGTCAGAGGTTCGGCAACATGCGCCGGTCGGTGATCGACGGCCCGCGCGTCCACGAGTTCCTCGCCGCGATGCACCGGGAGGTCGTCGACCGCTACGACCGTGACCTGCTGCTGGTCGGGGAGACCGGCGAGACGACGGTCGAGGAAGGGCGCAGGTACACCGATCCGGCACGCCGTGAGCTCGACATGGTGCTGCACTACGAGCACGTCGAGATCGACCACGGCACCATCAAGTGGGACGTACGCCCCTTCGATCTCGACCGACTCCGCGACCGCCTCGCGGCCTGGCAGACCGGCCTTGCCGACGTGGGCTGGAACAGCCTCTACTGGGACAACCACGACCAGCCACGAGCCCTCTCCAGGTATGGCGACGACGGCCGGTGGCGGACCGAGTCCGCCAAGCTGCTCGCCACCGTGCTGCACCTGCAGCGAGGCACCCCGTTCGTCTATCAGGGCGACGAGATCGGCATGACGAACTACCCGTTCGCCTCCATCGACGACGTCGACGACGTGGAGGCGGTGAACTACTACCACGAGGCGATCGCCGCGGGCGCGGAGCCCGAGGAGGTGATGGACTCGTTGCGAGCGATGTGCCGAGACAACGGCCGTACGCCGATGCAGTGGGACGCCGCGACGCCCGATGCCGGGTTCACGACCGGGACGCCCTGGCTCGCTATCAACCCGAACTACACCGAGCTCAACGTCGCCGCGCAGATCGACGACGACGACTCGGTGCTCTCGCACTATCGCCGGCTGATCCGGCTGCGGCACGAGGACCCGATCGTGGTCGACGGCGACTTCAGCCTGCTCGCCGACAGCCATCCGCAGCTCTTCGCCTTCCGCCGCCGTCACGAGAGCGGGCAGCTGGTCGTGCTCGCGAACTTCAGCAGCGAGGAAGCGGATCTGGGCGAGCTCGTCGAGGAGTGCGTGGGCGAGCTGGTCATCGGAAACGGCGGGGGAGCGGTGCTGGCTCCGTGGGAGGCGCGCGTCTACCGCCAGTGA
- a CDS encoding glycoside hydrolase family 13 protein produces MDTPWWREAVTYQIYPRSFADADGDGTGDLAGITSRLDHVADLGVDAIWLSPFYPSPQIDYGYDVVDASGVDPTFGALSDADGLLTKAHELGLKVIIDLIPNHTSSAHPWFLEALAAGPGSPARDRYLFRDGRGPHGDEPPTNWRSVFGGAAWTRVEDGQWYLHMFDKEEPDLNWRHAEVAAEFRSVLRRWLDRGVDGFRVDVAHGLLKALRDQYVPAGRSPNSDPAVMYDIAVEDDPMWDHPDVHEVYRSWHDLVASYPGEHMLIAEAWTQHPADLRGYLRIDEFEQAFNFRWLQAHWSAREFTTAIVSTLDTLRPTRAWPTWVLSNHDAMRHRTRYGDGAQALARARAATLTMLALPGAAYLYQGEELGLPHVEIPPEHQQDPWAEGGNGRDGCRVPLPWSGDAPPFGFGPGESQPWLPQPAQWADLTVAAQTDRPGSTLEFYRSALAARRRHALGGGDVNFLDVPDDVIAFRRGRLGVVLNCGVTPTPLPPGDVVISSGDEVADEVPPDTAVWLLSDD; encoded by the coding sequence ATGGACACTCCGTGGTGGCGCGAGGCAGTGACCTACCAGATCTATCCGCGCTCGTTCGCGGACGCGGACGGCGACGGCACCGGCGACCTCGCCGGGATCACCTCTCGGTTGGACCACGTGGCCGACCTCGGCGTCGATGCGATCTGGCTCTCGCCGTTCTACCCCTCACCACAGATCGACTACGGCTACGACGTCGTCGACGCGAGCGGCGTCGACCCGACCTTCGGGGCACTCTCCGACGCCGATGGCTTGCTCACGAAAGCGCACGAGCTCGGCCTGAAGGTCATCATCGACCTGATCCCCAACCACACCTCCTCCGCCCACCCGTGGTTCCTCGAGGCCCTCGCTGCCGGACCCGGCTCGCCGGCGCGCGACCGCTACCTCTTCCGCGACGGCCGTGGACCTCACGGCGACGAGCCACCGACGAACTGGCGATCCGTCTTCGGCGGCGCCGCATGGACGCGGGTCGAGGACGGACAGTGGTATCTCCACATGTTCGACAAGGAGGAGCCTGACCTCAACTGGCGCCACGCAGAGGTGGCCGCGGAGTTCCGTTCGGTGCTGCGACGCTGGCTCGACCGTGGCGTCGACGGCTTTCGTGTCGATGTCGCCCACGGCCTGCTGAAGGCGCTGCGCGACCAGTACGTCCCGGCGGGGAGATCGCCCAACTCCGACCCAGCGGTGATGTACGACATCGCCGTCGAGGACGATCCGATGTGGGACCATCCCGACGTCCACGAGGTCTACCGCAGCTGGCACGACCTCGTCGCCTCCTATCCCGGCGAGCACATGCTGATCGCCGAGGCATGGACCCAGCACCCGGCGGATCTGCGGGGCTACCTGCGTATCGACGAGTTCGAGCAGGCGTTCAACTTCCGGTGGCTGCAGGCGCACTGGTCTGCTCGCGAGTTCACCACGGCGATCGTGTCCACGCTGGACACGCTGCGACCGACCCGCGCCTGGCCGACCTGGGTCCTCTCCAACCATGACGCGATGCGCCATCGGACCCGGTACGGCGACGGGGCCCAGGCTCTCGCCCGAGCCCGCGCGGCGACACTGACGATGCTGGCTCTGCCCGGGGCGGCGTACCTCTACCAGGGCGAGGAGCTCGGGCTCCCGCACGTGGAGATCCCTCCGGAGCACCAGCAGGATCCGTGGGCAGAGGGTGGCAACGGGCGCGACGGCTGCCGGGTCCCCCTGCCGTGGAGCGGTGATGCGCCTCCGTTCGGCTTCGGACCCGGCGAGAGCCAACCGTGGCTGCCCCAGCCGGCTCAGTGGGCGGACCTGACCGTGGCCGCCCAGACCGACCGGCCCGGATCGACCCTGGAGTTCTACCGGTCGGCGCTCGCCGCCCGCCGTCGCCACGCGCTCGGCGGCGGAGACGTGAACTTCCTCGACGTGCCCGACGACGTCATCGCCTTCCGACGTGGCCGACTCGGCGTCGTCCTCAACTGCGGGGTGACACCGACGCCGCTGCCTCCCGGCGACGTCGTGATCTCCAGCGGCGACGAGGTCGCGGACGAGGTTCCACCTGACACCGCGGTCTGGTTGCTCAGCGACGACTGA
- a CDS encoding EthD family reductase: protein MIRVTFLYPKTDESTFDMGYYTSTHMPMLAAALGEHCHGWGADRITNGPYEAIGWALVSSAEAFGAATEGGEVRADVANYSSVHPEVVIGDVVR from the coding sequence ATGATCCGGGTGACGTTCCTCTATCCGAAGACCGACGAGTCGACGTTCGACATGGGCTACTACACCTCGACGCACATGCCGATGCTGGCGGCGGCGCTCGGCGAGCACTGCCACGGCTGGGGTGCTGACAGGATCACCAACGGCCCGTACGAGGCGATCGGCTGGGCGCTCGTGTCCAGTGCCGAGGCGTTCGGCGCGGCGACCGAGGGCGGCGAGGTCAGGGCTGACGTCGCCAACTACTCCAGCGTGCACCCCGAGGTGGTCATCGGAGACGTCGTCAGGTAG
- a CDS encoding DUF5709 domain-containing protein, with the protein MSEDQLQPEDTLDDRGVEDTLDEGYSPPERPRGVNAKGVTPREETEGETIDERSTQEEPEVWEEAEAEADADILDGPVTGEVGEARAGRLTSPDMGVLEDDEAGLVGQDEGIDGAGASAEEAAVHIVDEDNEDVEDGDAY; encoded by the coding sequence ATGAGTGAAGACCAGCTTCAGCCCGAAGACACGCTCGACGACCGTGGTGTCGAGGACACCTTGGACGAGGGGTACTCCCCGCCCGAGCGGCCGCGCGGTGTCAACGCCAAGGGTGTCACCCCTCGTGAGGAGACCGAGGGCGAGACCATCGACGAGCGAAGCACCCAGGAAGAGCCCGAGGTCTGGGAGGAGGCCGAGGCAGAGGCCGACGCGGACATCCTCGACGGACCGGTGACCGGCGAGGTGGGTGAAGCCCGCGCGGGTCGGCTCACGAGCCCCGACATGGGCGTGCTCGAGGACGACGAGGCAGGACTCGTCGGGCAGGACGAGGGCATCGACGGCGCCGGTGCCTCCGCTGAGGAAGCGGCGGTGCACATCGTCGACGAGGACAACGAGGACGTCGAGGACGGCGACGCCTACTGA
- a CDS encoding VOC family protein → MSDQSAPRSHQDHRAALRLGFAVIGVVDLERAAEFWTAALGLVDSTEWRSEDWRTLCHPNGPRALGLQRSDSPVEPRPRIHLDLFVDSGADQDAEVERLVGLGTQRVQWDLYPPDPDFVVLADPDDNLFCVVDLSHAPST, encoded by the coding sequence ATGAGCGATCAGTCGGCACCGCGGAGTCACCAAGATCATCGAGCCGCGCTCAGGCTGGGGTTCGCCGTCATCGGGGTGGTGGACCTGGAGCGTGCAGCAGAGTTCTGGACCGCCGCGCTCGGCCTCGTGGACTCCACCGAGTGGCGCAGCGAGGACTGGCGGACACTCTGCCATCCGAACGGCCCCCGGGCGCTCGGCCTTCAACGCAGCGACTCGCCGGTCGAGCCGCGGCCGCGCATCCACCTCGACCTGTTCGTCGACAGCGGCGCTGATCAGGACGCCGAGGTCGAGCGGCTCGTCGGGCTCGGCACCCAGCGGGTGCAGTGGGATCTGTACCCGCCGGACCCGGACTTCGTGGTCCTCGCCGACCCCGACGACAACCTCTTCTGTGTCGTCGACCTGAGTCATGCGCCCTCCACCTGA
- a CDS encoding Lrp/AsnC family transcriptional regulator produces MKAQPSTATLDSVDRRILSELGTNPELTNKALASRLGLAESTCAYRLRALRENGVITGRRLDVDARSLGYPLQAVIKVRLGSHSQEHVEKLYDDLTATPGVIQAYHLGGADDFHLHVAVEDAEALRDFVLQHVTVHRVVRQTETQLVFELRDGPGVLPRETA; encoded by the coding sequence GTGAAAGCGCAACCCTCCACGGCCACTCTCGACTCCGTCGACCGACGCATCCTCAGCGAGCTCGGAACCAACCCCGAGCTCACCAACAAGGCCCTCGCGAGCCGCCTCGGACTCGCCGAGTCGACCTGTGCCTACCGGCTCCGCGCGCTGCGCGAGAACGGTGTCATCACCGGCCGCCGCCTCGACGTCGACGCCCGCTCCCTCGGCTACCCGCTACAGGCGGTGATCAAGGTGCGGCTCGGCAGCCATAGCCAGGAGCACGTCGAGAAGCTCTACGACGACCTGACCGCGACGCCCGGCGTCATCCAGGCCTACCACCTCGGTGGCGCGGACGACTTCCACCTCCACGTCGCCGTCGAGGACGCCGAGGCACTACGCGACTTCGTGCTGCAGCACGTCACCGTCCATCGGGTCGTACGTCAGACCGAGACGCAGCTCGTCTTCGAGCTCCGCGACGGACCGGGTGTGCTGCCGCGCGAGACCGCATAG